In Labilithrix sp., a single genomic region encodes these proteins:
- a CDS encoding DUF3570 domain-containing protein: MPSWQKCRLLAVLVGICLVLVAPSARAQGKGDAKAGGGGDDEGGLAATIHLIKEALKADQEGRLDDCIAADKKAIAIDDSPRTRLHLASCEARAGKLVDGLRDAQKALEVGLEKQDKSVTQIAFKRVQELLKRIPHVTFEPPSGVKDLKVTFDDRTVPNDALTKKFSVDPGKHKVVAEGTVNGFTSKYEDEIEIKDREAAPSQPDPVVIKITLRPPSNDFITPSQIKCMLQAKSQEEVQKCLPQNQKSLVVRVAGDFSAYSDTNAVGVYTPALNASLVSPTNGWNLGGNFAVDAVSAASPDIVSSASPPFTEYRYVGGITGGYKPGLFGAQASANTSSSPDYVSYTVGGRILAELNDKLITPTLGYQYSYDRVGRGPNNWLNDFIPTKGYIHTHEFEAGVTFVVSPTSIAVIGGTFAMERGDGSQPYRYIPTFDEINVAPFVPVGATVDLVNRTRLPVKPLEQLPTERDRIAVGARFNKRLQDATLRLEQRFYFDTWGMKASSSDSRYMMDISRHLRVWPHGRLHFQTSTNFYSRAYTANLGGDGTFVVPLYRTGDRELSPLVTLTAGGGARLGIGEPEGDVKFGITFVGDVMYTRFFNSLYVTSRTAIYGSIGFDVEF, encoded by the coding sequence GTGCCTTCGTGGCAGAAATGCCGGCTCCTGGCGGTGCTCGTCGGGATCTGCCTCGTCCTCGTCGCCCCATCGGCGCGAGCGCAAGGCAAGGGTGACGCCAAGGCGGGCGGAGGCGGCGACGACGAGGGAGGCCTCGCCGCCACCATCCACCTCATCAAGGAGGCGCTCAAGGCCGATCAGGAGGGGCGCCTCGACGACTGCATCGCGGCGGACAAGAAGGCGATCGCGATCGACGACTCGCCGCGGACGCGCCTCCACCTCGCGTCGTGCGAGGCGCGCGCGGGCAAGCTCGTCGACGGGCTCCGCGACGCGCAGAAGGCGCTCGAGGTCGGCCTCGAGAAGCAGGACAAGAGCGTCACCCAGATCGCGTTCAAGCGCGTGCAGGAGCTCCTGAAGCGGATCCCGCACGTCACGTTCGAGCCGCCGTCCGGCGTGAAGGACCTCAAGGTCACGTTCGACGACCGCACCGTGCCGAACGACGCGCTCACGAAGAAGTTCTCGGTCGATCCGGGCAAGCACAAGGTCGTCGCGGAGGGCACCGTCAACGGCTTCACCTCGAAGTACGAAGACGAGATCGAGATCAAGGACCGCGAGGCGGCGCCGAGCCAGCCCGATCCCGTCGTCATCAAGATCACGCTCCGCCCGCCGTCGAACGACTTCATCACGCCGAGCCAGATCAAGTGCATGCTCCAGGCGAAGAGCCAGGAGGAGGTGCAGAAGTGTCTGCCGCAGAACCAGAAGAGCCTGGTCGTGCGCGTCGCCGGCGACTTCTCGGCGTACTCCGACACGAACGCGGTCGGCGTCTACACGCCCGCGCTCAACGCGTCGCTCGTCTCGCCGACGAACGGCTGGAACCTCGGCGGCAACTTCGCGGTGGACGCGGTGAGCGCGGCGTCCCCCGACATCGTGTCGTCGGCGTCGCCGCCGTTCACCGAGTACCGCTACGTCGGCGGCATCACCGGCGGGTACAAGCCGGGCCTCTTCGGCGCGCAAGCGTCCGCGAACACCTCGAGCTCGCCCGACTACGTCTCGTACACCGTCGGCGGGCGCATCCTCGCCGAGCTCAACGACAAGCTCATCACGCCGACGCTCGGCTACCAGTACAGCTACGACCGCGTCGGCCGCGGTCCGAACAACTGGCTGAACGACTTCATCCCGACGAAGGGCTACATCCATACGCACGAGTTCGAGGCGGGCGTCACGTTCGTCGTCTCGCCCACGTCGATCGCCGTGATCGGCGGCACCTTCGCGATGGAGCGCGGCGACGGCTCGCAGCCGTACCGCTACATCCCCACCTTCGACGAGATCAACGTCGCGCCCTTCGTCCCGGTCGGCGCGACGGTCGACCTCGTCAACCGGACGCGCCTCCCGGTGAAGCCGCTCGAGCAGCTGCCGACCGAGCGCGATCGCATCGCGGTGGGCGCTCGCTTCAACAAGCGCCTCCAGGACGCGACGCTGCGCCTCGAGCAACGCTTCTACTTCGACACCTGGGGCATGAAGGCGAGCTCGAGCGACTCGCGCTACATGATGGACATCTCGCGCCACCTGCGCGTCTGGCCGCACGGCCGGCTCCATTTCCAGACCTCGACCAACTTCTACTCCCGCGCCTACACCGCGAACCTCGGCGGGGACGGCACCTTCGTCGTGCCGCTCTACCGCACCGGCGATCGCGAGCTCTCGCCCCTCGTCACCCTGACCGCGGGCGGCGGCGCACGTCTGGGCATCGGCGAGCCCGAAGGCGATGTAAAATTCGGGATCACCTTCGTCGGCGACGTCATGTACACGCGCTTCTTCAACTCCCTCTATGTCACGTCGCGGACCGCGATCTACGGTTCGATCGGCTTCGACGTGGAGTTCTGA
- a CDS encoding DUF4266 domain-containing protein: MSAPVKLLALVAVGLFLGACTKVAPYERGMLAHPTMTPEEISIGLDSHVRAVSEGAAGGLGGGGGGCGCN, encoded by the coding sequence ATGAGCGCGCCGGTCAAGCTGCTAGCCCTCGTCGCCGTCGGCCTCTTCCTGGGCGCCTGCACGAAGGTCGCGCCGTACGAGCGCGGAATGCTCGCGCACCCGACGATGACGCCGGAAGAGATCTCGATCGGCCTCGACTCGCACGTTCGGGCCGTCTCCGAAGGCGCCGCCGGCGGCCTCGGCGGCGGCGGCGGCGGCTGCGGCTGCAACTAG